One window of the Falco biarmicus isolate bFalBia1 chromosome Z, bFalBia1.pri, whole genome shotgun sequence genome contains the following:
- the TBCA gene encoding tubulin-specific chaperone A isoform X1, with amino-acid sequence MVWKRLAKERIMYEKEAKQQEEKIEKMKAEACDDYGIKKQIEILQESRMMIPDCQRRLEVAHADLTQLLENEKELEEAEEYKEARSLLESVKLEA; translated from the exons ATTGGCAAAGGAAAGAATTATGTAcgaaaaagaagcaaaacagcaagaagaaaagattgaaaaaatgaaagctgaagcCTGTGATGATTATGGAATTAAGAAACAG ATTGAAATCTTACAAGAGTCACGAATGATGATTCCAGACTGCCAGCGCAGATTAGAAGTCGCACATGCAGACCTTACTCAGCTACTA gaaaatgaaaaggaattgGAAGAAGCTGAAGAGTACAAAGAAGCACGTTCCTTACTGGAGTCGGTGAAGCTGGAAGCCTAG